One Solanum lycopersicum chromosome 4, SLM_r2.1 DNA window includes the following coding sequences:
- the LOC101263106 gene encoding NDR1/HIN1-like protein 13 — protein MEERSPPAAGGKARNLLSSATSLRLSLTPARSTDHTYVVQIPRDQVYRVPPPENAKIVENHRQPETQKKRKCTCCCWIFSALLLTGIAIGIIVLIVNAMYTPKSPEFSIMNVHFKNVTQPQNNKSHTQQFEIDLKIVNINERMDTSFGKGDHGIATLNFNNHEIGHGKYTAISQKPKDSTNSQFNLDAGKLPADFQKTLNDDKKAIPMTLTVKAPMEITSWTKTLKKDVTVTCDFDVQSVKGKSMIKSEDCKTDF, from the coding sequence ATGGAGGAGCGGTCACCACCTGCAGCCGGCGGCAAAGCCAGAAATCTCCTTTCATCAGCCACATCGCTTCGCCTCTCTCTAACACCGGCTCGTTCAACAGATCATACCTACGTTGTTCAAATCCCTCGTGATCAAGTTTATCGTGTCCCTCCTCCTgaaaatgccaaaattgttgaaaatcatCGACAACCAGAAActcaaaagaaaaggaaatgtACATGTTGTTGTTGGATATTTTCAGCGTTACTACTTACAGGTATCGCCATTGGAATTATCGTGTTGATTGTTAACGCAATGTACACACCTAAATCTCCTGAATTTTCAAttatgaatgttcatttcaaaAACGTTACACAACCACAAAACAATAAGAGTCATACACAACAATTTGAGATCGATTTGAAAATCGTTAACATTAATGAGAGGATGGATACTTCATTTGGTAAAGGTGACCATGGAATAGCGACTCTTAATTTCaacaatcatgaaattggacatgGCAAATATACCGCCATTTCTCAAAAACCTAAAGATTCAACAAATTCTCAATTTAATCTTGATGCTGGGAAATTGCCTGCTGATTTTCAGAAAACTCTTAATGATGACAAGAAGGCAATACCAATGACTTTAACTGTTAAGGCCCCAATGGAGATCACGAGTTGGacaaaaacattgaaaaaagATGTGACTGTTACGTGTGATTTCGACGTTCAATCGGTGAAAGGTAAATCCATGATCAAATCAGAAGATTGTAAGACTGATTTTTAA